Genomic window (Dolosigranulum savutiense):
GCTATTGATCGAAGGACTTATTGCACTTATTTTTACGGTATTTTATATTGTTTTTTATATTGCACAGTTGAATGATGCGAAGAATGAAGCCAAGCGTATTCAACGAGGAGAGCAACCATCGAGTGTTATGAAGCGATTCCGTCAATCATGGGATACCGCTTTCCCGTATGTTTTAATTGGACCCGGATTTTTAATGTTAATCTTCGTCGTCTTGTTGCCGCTTTTATTTATGGCAGCTTTGGCTTTCTCGAACTACAATTTATATAATGCTCCACCGCGAAATGTGCTGGACTGGATTGGATTCAGTAACTTTACGAACTTATTTACATTAACGCAATGGCGCGATACCTTCTTCAGCGTTTTCACTTGGACTTTGACATGGACGTTCGTGGCTACAACGCTACAAATTGCCCTGGCGATGTTCTTGGCGATTATTGTTAATGATCCACGCGTGAAGTTTAAGAAGTTTATCCGAACGATTTTGATCTTACCATGGGCGGTCCCAGGATTTGTATCAATTATTGTTTTTTCTGCTTTATTTAATGATAACTTTGGGGCGATTAATACGACGATTATTCAGCCACTCTTTAATACGTCCATTCCGTGGATGTCTAGTGTGATGTGGACACGAATTGCGATTATTTCTATTCAAGTATGGTTAGGATTCCCATATGTTTATGCCTTATTTACCGGAGTTCTTCAGAGTATTTCCCGGGATTGGTACGAAGCAGCAGAGATGGATGGAGCTAGTCGTTGGCAGAGTTTCAAAAATATTACGTTCCCACACTTAATGTATGCAACGGGCCCACTTTTACTCACGCAGTACACCTTTAACTTTAATAACTTCAATATTATTTATCTATTCAATGAAGGGGGACCAGCTGTTCGTGGACAAAATGCAGGTGGAACGGATATCTTGATTTCATGGGTATATAACTTAACGTTTAACAACCAGCAATTCAGTATGGCTGCTGCCATTTCATTGATTTTAGGACTTGTGATTGCGGTCTTTGCCTTCTTCCAATTCCGCCGTTCAAGCTCATTTACTGACGAAGGGAGATTTTAGAGATGTTAAATCTATCAAGAAAGAACAAAAGCCGTATAGAAGTGGGATTGATTTATCTAGTATTGCTCGTTATGTTTGTTGTTATTTTGTACCCACTTGTTTGGGCATTGGCGATTTCGATGAATACGACGACCAGTCTGTACGGGGCATCACTCTCGCCAGAGAATTGGTCATTGGATAATTATGTATGGTTGTTTACGAGTCCGCGCAGTCAGTATTTGACATGGTACAAAAATACATTATTTATTGCTACAATTTGTTCTGTTTTAAGTACCTTTTTTGTGGCGATTACAGCATATGCTTTTTCTCGTTATCGTTTTAAAGGACGTAAATACGGGCTGTACGCGTTCTTGCTTCTCCAAATGTTCCCGGTATTGATGGCAATGGTGGCTATCTATATCTTATTGAATACAATTGGCTTGATTGATACATTGTGGGGACTGATTATTGTTTATGTTGGCGGAAGTATTCCGATGAATGCCTTTTTAGTGAAAGGATACTTCGATACGATTCCGAAATCATTGGATGAATCAGCGAAAATGGACGGTGCTGGTCATTTCCGTATATTCTTCCAAATTCTCTTGCCGTTAGCGAAGCCAATCTTAGCGGTAGTGGCGCTCTTTAATTTCATGGCACCATTTATGGACTTTATCTTGCCACGAATTATTTTACGTAGCCCACAAAACTTTACATTAGCGTTAGGATTGTACAACTTTGTTAACTCACAATTCTCTAACAACTTTACCCGTTTTGCTGCTGGAGCTATCTTAATTGCCTTACCAATTGCAGCGGTGTACTTGTACTTGCAAAAATACCTTATTACTGGACTCTCAGCGGGTGCAACAAAAGGATAATTTAGTAAAACCTCCGCTTAGAAATAGGCGGAGGTTTTTTAGAAAGGAAATGACGATGAAACCACGAAAAAACTTACGATATCGAATGGCAGTAGGTGCTTCATTATCAGCATTTGTTTTAATGTATATGACTCAAGAGGTAGTTTATGCAAGTGAGGAAATTGAACAGGCTGAATTATCAAGTTTAGAGGAGTCCACTCAGTCAGTTGTAACCTCTGAGGTAAATGATTTTGAACCAAACATAGATACCAATAATTTACCTGAACAGCAAAAACAGGAAGAAACATCTAAAAATGAGAACGTAGAAGTAGTTGATGATGTTGAGAAGGACACTCTAATTAGCAATCAAATAGAGCCTAATCAGAGTGATCAAATTGAATCAGGACATTTACGTGTTCATGTCAATAAAGAGCTCACTCATGATGAAAACAGTCATTTAGGTCTTTGGGTATGGGAAGACGTAGAATCACCTAGCGAAAACTGGCCTAATGGGGCGCTCCAATTAAATCAGGCTGCTAAAGATGATTACGGACGATATTTAGA
Coding sequences:
- a CDS encoding carbohydrate ABC transporter permease — translated: MSQPDVQSNQNHSSKKAMLLSIIPGLGQWYNQRRIKGSAIFILFLSFTLLMFDYIATGFQGLITLGTIPREHDSRVLLIEGLIALIFTVFYIVFYIAQLNDAKNEAKRIQRGEQPSSVMKRFRQSWDTAFPYVLIGPGFLMLIFVVLLPLLFMAALAFSNYNLYNAPPRNVLDWIGFSNFTNLFTLTQWRDTFFSVFTWTLTWTFVATTLQIALAMFLAIIVNDPRVKFKKFIRTILILPWAVPGFVSIIVFSALFNDNFGAINTTIIQPLFNTSIPWMSSVMWTRIAIISIQVWLGFPYVYALFTGVLQSISRDWYEAAEMDGASRWQSFKNITFPHLMYATGPLLLTQYTFNFNNFNIIYLFNEGGPAVRGQNAGGTDILISWVYNLTFNNQQFSMAAAISLILGLVIAVFAFFQFRRSSSFTDEGRF
- a CDS encoding sugar ABC transporter permease, giving the protein MLNLSRKNKSRIEVGLIYLVLLVMFVVILYPLVWALAISMNTTTSLYGASLSPENWSLDNYVWLFTSPRSQYLTWYKNTLFIATICSVLSTFFVAITAYAFSRYRFKGRKYGLYAFLLLQMFPVLMAMVAIYILLNTIGLIDTLWGLIIVYVGGSIPMNAFLVKGYFDTIPKSLDESAKMDGAGHFRIFFQILLPLAKPILAVVALFNFMAPFMDFILPRIILRSPQNFTLALGLYNFVNSQFSNNFTRFAAGAILIALPIAAVYLYLQKYLITGLSAGATKG